Below is a genomic region from Dehalococcoides mccartyi.
TTCTGAACAACCAGCTCGTATTCACGCAGTTCCACAGACTTTCGTATAACATCATTAAGCCCGCACAGTTTCTTTTCCTGCTCATAGCTGCGGGCAAAGGTACGCAGATTATCTACCACCTTGGCCGCCCGCAAGGCTTCTGTATGAATACGCTCGATATCACGGTGCTGTTCTTCACTGGTACATTTTCGGGCTAATCTCTCTGAAAAACCCAGTATGCTGGTCAGGGGGCTGTTTATTTCATGAGCCACTCCAGCCGTAAGTGCACCTACCGAAGCCAGCCGGCTGGAAAGATTAAGGTCTTTTTCCAATCTCCGCTGGTTTTCTTCAGCTTTTTTACGTTCTGAAATATCCCTGATTGTTAAAAATATCAGATTCCTGCCATCCAGCTGGAAGAAATGATAATGTATCTCTATGGGTACGGATACATTATCATTGGTCTTATATACATATTCATTCAAAAGATAGCGGACTTCCAGCAGTTCCTGCCACAAGGCTGGAGTAATATTAAAACATTCAAAACGAATATCAGCAGGCTGCATTCTCAAAAATTCTTCATGGGTATAACCAATATAGCGGCACATTTGCTCATTGGCCTCCATGAATTTCAGCGGTTTTCCTTCCTGTGACACTTCGTAGACCGCCACTGCATCCAGCATATTATCTAAAAATAAATGAAAAAGTTCTTCTTGTTTCATCATCTATTCCCGTATATCTTGTACCCGAACATAGCCCGCAGCGTGTTTTGACAGGTATCCTTATTGCACATAGGTTTTACCCTGTATTCAATTCGGGAAAATACTCCGCTATCCATGCCATTTACTGCAGGGAATCGGCAAAGCTTATCCACCGGTATGTATCTGACGGCATCCGGTATAGATGGCATAATAAAACAACTGTGTGCATTCCCGGCTCCGTAACGGAAATGCACAGACGGTTTGTTAGTTCTAGAATTTACCCGCCCGGCATATCCCCGGGGATAACTGAAATCAATAGTAACAAAGGTATTCTCAAATATTGCCGAATACCCAATACCTGTTTTCTGGGATTCCGGACTGATATTATTTATCATATCAACACCCGAATTTTCTGCTTCCACCTGATTTTCTTCGGATATCTTCTTCCCCGCTATTCAAATTATTACATCCTTTATTATACATGTTTAAAAATGCCTAATAAAGTACAGGATTGAAAATAAAAAGACCAACCTGAGGTTGGTCTTCTTTTAGAAAGCTAAAATTAAACTGTTTTAGGCTTCAGGGGAAATACGCAGGAAATTCTTGGTAGCGTTGATGATATCTATCTCACCGAAGGGTTTATTCATAACGCCGAAAGGGCCTTGGGCAAGCACTTTGGTCATGGTATCGCTATCCGGATAGCCGGTTATGATGGTAACGGGGAGTTTGGGTTTAATTGCCCGAATTTTCTGGTAAAGCTCCGCTCCGTTCAAACCGGGCATTTTGAGGTCAAGAAATACCAGGTCAAAATCTTTGCTTTGAAGCTGTTCCAAGGCTTCTTCACCATTCTTAGCCATGCAGACTACATGACCTTGCTCTTCCAGCGTTTCTTTAAACAGACTGCGAACGGTGATTTCATCATCAATTACCAGTACGTTTGCTCTTACACCGACTGCACTCTTGCGCAGCCACTCGTCAATAGATGACTTGTCAAAACGCCAGCTGTGGCTTACCTTCAACGCAGGTATGGCATTACGCTGGAGAAGACGGTAAATTGTTTTCTGGGTTACTCTGAGATATTCGGCTACTTCGCGAACAGTCATTAAATCAGCCATGATATTCTCCTAATCCTCTATAACAATATATTTAAACTCTTACAAGATACCTTTTATATTATAGCAATTCACTATACAAAGGACAAATAGGGACAAAATCTTGAACATTTTATATATACACTATAATAACCTAATTACTGTATCTTTCAGGCCTATACACATCCCCCAATCGTATAAAACTCCAACTGTTTGGTTATATTTTTAGTTTGAAATCAGCCGCCAGTATGCCAAAACCACATAGCCCCATACTCAAACCAAAGCTGGCGTTACGTTTTTTAACGGCATGTGTTATTATTGTAACATAGCAAGGTATTGTAAAATAATACCCATATTAGATACAAGTTAAGTACACTGATATATCGAGGTTGTAATATATTGATTCGCAATATTACGATAAGCCAGACGTCAAAAACTATTTTCCGCTGGGGGATGGTGCTGGCCGGGATTGCTTTGCTGGGATTGCCTATGATTATCAGTGCTGCCATAGTACCTTATGTAGATTCGAGTCTGGTAGCTGAGTATCAGGTGGGCAATACCCAGGGGCAGATAACCTGCTATCAGGCAGGTAAAGACCCTGAAGTGCTGGAGATATCAATTTGGTATCCGACAAGCGGCGAAGGCAATTTTTCTTATGAGGGATTCAGCGGTACGCTGGCAGATTTCAGCGGCGGGCCGTATCCGCTTGTTATTTTCAACCACGGGTTAAATGCCAATGATATTGACCCTCTTTACCTTAAAGAAAGCCTGGTTGGACAGGGATATGTGGTAGCTTCTGTCCAGTTTAATGATATGTCTTCAATCAGTTTTTCAGATTATCTTTCCACTACTCCCAGAACAGACTGGGATAACCGCACAGATAACCTCTTTTCTGCAGTAGACAATTTTTTCCGTGATAATTATCTGAACTATCTGGAAAATTTCCGCATAAACCAGTCACGCAGCAGTCTGGATTACGTACTCAACATGAATAAAAACCCGTCTTCGCCTTTTTACGGGCTGATAGATACGGAAAAAATCGGTATGGCAGGGCATTCACTCGGGGGACTTACCACGCTGGCACTTAGCGGTGCCCACCCTAACCCGGCTGTAGCTGACTCCAGAATAAAAGCCATAATCCTTTTAGCTACTCCGGCTTACCCCTTTGAAAACAATCTGGCAAATGTAACCATACCCGTAATGGTCATGCGGGGAGATTATGACCTGATGATGACCAGTGCCGAAGATAATCTTTGGGTAACTGCCCAAGGGCTTAAGCCGCCTAAATTTTTCCTGGTAGTCAGCCAATCCCATCACTTCACCTTCAGCCAGTCACCTTACGACATTTCCGACTCTTTACCGCATGTAAACCACGATGCACGGCTGGAAGTTATTATGATCTACAGTCTGGCTTTTATGGATTATTACCTGAAGGGTGATGCGAATGCCCTTAATGTACTAGAAAGCCAAGACCCCATGTTGGCTCAATATTATTACGAACTAGGCTAAACCCAACCGAGCCGCTTCTGCCGAAGAAATTTTCAAAGACAAAATAAAAAGCCCTGCTCTCACAAGCAGGGCTTTAATTAGTTTCTTAAACTAGTGACTATCTGCCGCCCTTTACGCGATTGTAGCAATTGCTGCAATACACGGGACGACCCTGACGGGGTTCAAAGGGAACCTCGGTGTCCTGACCGCACTGTGCACAGACAGCCTGGAACATCTGGCGAGCGGGACCTCTGCTCATACCCCCGAAACCACCGGTCGAACCGCCTCTTTCAGCCTTGCGGGCCTGGCGGCAGCTAACGCAGCGCTTGGGATCATTGGTGTAGCCGCGAGAAGCATAAAGCTCCTGCTCGGAAGCTGTAAAGGTGAATGAAGCGCCGCAATCAGCACACTGGATTTCTTTATCCTGGTAAGCCAATTTGGATGACCTCCTCTCTGAAAATAGTTGGCTAGATTTGCGGTCATCCAAAGTGAAGGGTTAACCGATGAGACAACCTGTGTTCTAAACCACCAGAGGTAATTATACAATTGTGTATTACTATTTACAAATACCAATTCGTCTTTTTTGCCATATTTTCCTAAAAAGAGTAAAATATTTTTTCAGATAGTGAATAAAGAAGCAGTAAAAACAAACTTGAATAACATTTTCACCCATATCCCCTACGGCTTACGCCAGCGTTACCGACTGGTCTTTTCCGTTTAACTCCCGCTTTTTCATTTTTTGAGATTTGCAGGGCGAAGTGTGCCCTTGTATCCAGGCTATTTTCAGGAGAAAGATTTTGGAAAACTACCAGAGAACAGATATCCGTAATATTGCCATTATTGCTCACGTAGACCACGGCAAAACCAGCCTGGTGGACGTGATGCTTAAACAAAGCCGTATTTTCCGTGAAAACCAGCATGTTGGCGAACTTATCATGGACCGCAATACTCTGGAACGGGAAAAAGGAATTACTATCCTGGCGAAAAATACAGCCATAACCTACCGCGGAGTAAAAATAAACATTATCGATACCCCCGGACATGCTGATTTTTCGGGTGAAGTTGAGCGGGTGCTGAACATGGCTGACGGCTGTCTTTTGGTAATTGACAGCATTGACGGCCCTATGCCCCAAACCCGTTTTGTGCTTAGGGAAGCCATGCAGAAAAAGCTGAAGCCTATCGTAGTTATAAACAAGATAGACCGCGAAAATGCCCGCCCTGAAATAGTGCTGGGGCTGGTACAGGACTTGTTTCTGGAACTGGCTACCACTGAGGAACAACTGGACTTCCCGGTAGTTTATACTTCTGCCCGCGAGGGTTATGCTGTAAATACCCCCGGTACTAAAAGCACTGACCTTATCCCCCTGTTTGAGTGCATACTTGCCAAAATACCCCCTCCCAGCATTGCCCAAGGGGAATTCCAGATGCTGATTTCTAACCTGGACTATGATACCCACAAAGGACGGATAGCTATCGGACGTATCCAACGGGGCAAAATATGTTCCCATGACCGGGTTGTTAATATAGATTCCCAAAATAAAGCCCATTCTTTTGAAGTAGGTCAGGTATTTACCTTTATGGGACTGGGCAAACAGGAAGTGGAATGTGCCGAAGCGGGTGAAATAGTAGCCATTACCGGTCTGGAGAATGCATCTATAGGTGATACTGTCGCCAGCCCTCTTCAGCCCGAAGCCCTGCCCCGCATTGAAATAGGCGAACCTACTGTCCGCATGACTTTCGGGGTAAACACATCACCCTTCGGCGGGCGGGATGGCAAATACTGCACCTCACGCCAGCTTCGGGAAAGGCTTTTCCGCGAGCTTGAGACCAATATAGGGTTGAGGGTTGAAGAAACCGATTCACCGGACTCATTTTTGATTTCCGGACGGGGCGAACTCCACCTGTCTATACTGGTGGAAACTATGCGCCGTGAAGGATATGAGTTTGAAATATCCAAACCG
It encodes:
- a CDS encoding two-component system sensor histidine kinase NtrB encodes the protein MMKQEELFHLFLDNMLDAVAVYEVSQEGKPLKFMEANEQMCRYIGYTHEEFLRMQPADIRFECFNITPALWQELLEVRYLLNEYVYKTNDNVSVPIEIHYHFFQLDGRNLIFLTIRDISERKKAEENQRRLEKDLNLSSRLASVGALTAGVAHEINSPLTSILGFSERLARKCTSEEQHRDIERIHTEALRAAKVVDNLRTFARSYEQEKKLCGLNDVIRKSVELREYELVVQNIVVELELAENLPSTLMDFYKIQQVLINMILNAEQAMYQAHGRGRLLIKTQDMGNYIRMIIEDNGPGIAPEIAERVFDPFFTTKEDSRGTGLGLSVCYGIIMEHDGKVQLESKLGQGTRFIIDLPIKNSRLPRKKSTKVVVVKVNAKTRAKSPKSLPQNPPD
- a CDS encoding response regulator, coding for MADLMTVREVAEYLRVTQKTIYRLLQRNAIPALKVSHSWRFDKSSIDEWLRKSAVGVRANVLVIDDEITVRSLFKETLEEQGHVVCMAKNGEEALEQLQSKDFDLVFLDLKMPGLNGAELYQKIRAIKPKLPVTIITGYPDSDTMTKVLAQGPFGVMNKPFGEIDIINATKNFLRISPEA
- a CDS encoding alpha/beta hydrolase family protein: MIRNITISQTSKTIFRWGMVLAGIALLGLPMIISAAIVPYVDSSLVAEYQVGNTQGQITCYQAGKDPEVLEISIWYPTSGEGNFSYEGFSGTLADFSGGPYPLVIFNHGLNANDIDPLYLKESLVGQGYVVASVQFNDMSSISFSDYLSTTPRTDWDNRTDNLFSAVDNFFRDNYLNYLENFRINQSRSSLDYVLNMNKNPSSPFYGLIDTEKIGMAGHSLGGLTTLALSGAHPNPAVADSRIKAIILLATPAYPFENNLANVTIPVMVMRGDYDLMMTSAEDNLWVTAQGLKPPKFFLVVSQSHHFTFSQSPYDISDSLPHVNHDARLEVIMIYSLAFMDYYLKGDANALNVLESQDPMLAQYYYELG
- a CDS encoding zinc-ribbon domain containing protein: MAYQDKEIQCADCGASFTFTASEQELYASRGYTNDPKRCVSCRQARKAERGGSTGGFGGMSRGPARQMFQAVCAQCGQDTEVPFEPRQGRPVYCSNCYNRVKGGR
- the typA gene encoding translational GTPase TypA, producing MENYQRTDIRNIAIIAHVDHGKTSLVDVMLKQSRIFRENQHVGELIMDRNTLEREKGITILAKNTAITYRGVKINIIDTPGHADFSGEVERVLNMADGCLLVIDSIDGPMPQTRFVLREAMQKKLKPIVVINKIDRENARPEIVLGLVQDLFLELATTEEQLDFPVVYTSAREGYAVNTPGTKSTDLIPLFECILAKIPPPSIAQGEFQMLISNLDYDTHKGRIAIGRIQRGKICSHDRVVNIDSQNKAHSFEVGQVFTFMGLGKQEVECAEAGEIVAITGLENASIGDTVASPLQPEALPRIEIGEPTVRMTFGVNTSPFGGRDGKYCTSRQLRERLFRELETNIGLRVEETDSPDSFLISGRGELHLSILVETMRREGYEFEISKPEAITKNINGKVYEPVEALTIDVREDFVGEVTELLGKRQARMTDMHNDGEGNVRLEYNIPTRGLIGFRNSFLTATRGTGVLNSQFLDFQPWCGEIEQSRTGALVAAEAGLSCTYGLNNSQERGILMIDPNIPVYEGMIVGLHARGLDLAVNVCKQKKMTNIRSSTSDIAIKLVPPMKLSLEQSMDFIADDELVEVTPKGIRLRKKILDTEMRLRARKRTENN